The Alphaproteobacteria bacterium genome contains a region encoding:
- the ccmD gene encoding heme exporter protein CcmD, translating into MNLGPHAPFIIAAYAAALAVVVGLIAWVIADHAAQRRLLADLEARGVTRRSDKEAA; encoded by the coding sequence ATGAATCTTGGACCGCATGCCCCGTTCATCATCGCCGCCTATGCGGCGGCGCTCGCCGTCGTCGTCGGCCTGATCGCTTGGGTGATCGCCGACCATGCGGCGCAGCGGCGCCTGCTCGCCGATCTCGAAGCACGCGGCGTGACGCGCCGCTCGGACAAGGAGGCCGCGTGA
- a CDS encoding heme ABC transporter permease, which yields MALIDLANPTRFLSLTARVLPWLAVATAAAFAAGLYLVWFAPDDYQQGATVKIMFIHVPNAWLAMAVWAVMSIASIGTLVWRHPLADVAAKAAAPLGAAFTFLALLTGSLWGRPMWGTYWVWDARLTSVLVLFLMYLGVIALWRTVDDPSRAGRAAAILTLVGAINLPIIKFSVDWWNTLHQPASVFRASGPTIDPSILTPLLVMALAFLLLFLTLHLAAMRNEILRRRVRTMWLTQAHAAS from the coding sequence ATGGCGCTGATCGACCTTGCCAATCCAACGCGCTTCCTCTCGCTCACGGCGCGCGTGCTGCCGTGGCTCGCGGTTGCGACCGCGGCCGCGTTCGCGGCCGGGCTCTACCTCGTTTGGTTCGCGCCCGACGACTACCAGCAGGGTGCGACCGTGAAGATCATGTTCATTCACGTGCCCAATGCCTGGCTTGCGATGGCGGTCTGGGCGGTGATGAGCATTGCGTCGATCGGCACGCTGGTCTGGCGTCATCCGCTCGCCGATGTGGCGGCGAAGGCCGCGGCACCGCTCGGCGCTGCCTTCACGTTCCTGGCGCTGCTCACCGGATCGCTGTGGGGCCGTCCGATGTGGGGCACCTACTGGGTGTGGGATGCGCGGCTCACCTCGGTCCTCGTTCTCTTCCTGATGTATCTCGGCGTGATAGCACTGTGGCGCACGGTGGACGATCCCTCGCGCGCCGGGCGCGCCGCCGCGATCCTGACACTGGTCGGCGCGATCAACTTGCCGATCATCAAGTTTTCGGTCGACTGGTGGAACACGTTGCATCAACCCGCGTCCGTATTCCGCGCCAGCGGCCCGACCATCGATCCCTCGATTCTCACGCCGCTCCTGGTGATGGCGCTCGCATTTCTCTTGCTGTTCCTTACGCTGCACCTCGCCGCGATGCGCAACGAGATCCTGCGGCGGCGCGTGCGTACGATGTGGCTGACCCAGGCACACGCGGCGTCATGA
- the ccmB gene encoding heme exporter protein CcmB, producing MTPLSALLQRDMRLAIRVGGGALMGVLFFLIVVTLVPFAVGPDLAQLRHIGPAILWLGALLASLLTLDRLLAADHEDGSLDLLLMGTTPLELAVLAKAAAHWITTCLPLVIATPLLGLFLNLEPLAIGAVALTLLAGTPALTCIGLIGAALSVALRRGGLLLPILVLPLTVPVLIFGVAASNAAVAGPMSFGAPFMILCALSLGSLVLGPFAAAAALRHGLE from the coding sequence ATGACCCCCCTCTCCGCCCTCCTCCAGCGCGACATGCGCCTCGCGATCCGCGTCGGTGGGGGCGCGCTCATGGGCGTGCTGTTCTTCCTCATTGTGGTGACCCTGGTGCCGTTCGCGGTCGGGCCCGATCTCGCACAGCTGCGCCACATCGGCCCCGCCATTCTGTGGCTCGGCGCGCTGCTCGCCTCGCTGCTCACCCTCGACCGCCTGCTCGCCGCCGATCATGAGGATGGCTCGCTCGACCTGCTGCTGATGGGCACAACGCCGCTGGAACTCGCCGTCCTCGCCAAGGCCGCGGCGCACTGGATCACGACATGTCTGCCGCTGGTGATCGCCACGCCGCTGCTCGGCCTGTTCCTCAATCTCGAACCGCTGGCGATCGGCGCAGTCGCGCTCACCTTGCTCGCCGGCACGCCGGCGCTCACCTGCATCGGCCTGATCGGCGCGGCGCTGTCCGTGGCACTGCGGCGCGGCGGGCTGTTGCTGCCGATCCTGGTGCTGCCGCTGACCGTGCCGGTGCTGATCTTCGGTGTCGCGGCTTCGAACGCGGCAGTCGCTGGCCCGATGAGTTTCGGCGCGCCGTTCATGATCCTTTGTGCGCTCTCCCTCGGAAGCCTCGTGCTCGGTCCTTTCGCCGCGGCCGCCGCGCTGCGGCACGGCCTTGAGTAA
- the argJ gene encoding bifunctional glutamate N-acetyltransferase/amino-acid acetyltransferase ArgJ, whose product MSHAVSPLAPKHVPDMPEIAGVRIATGAAGIKYKDRTDVLLALFDKGTAVAGVLTRSKCPSAPVEWCRARLKGGKARALVVNSGNANAFTGKTGREATAFTAKLASQAAGCKAADVFLASTGVIGEPLPARRFDGVMQALAEKAAPGRFLDAAKAIMTTDTFPKVATAQAKIDGVTVTIAGIAKGAGMIAPDMATMLSFVFTDAPIAAPALQAILSDTVTDTFNAVTIDGDTSTSDTLLAFATGAARAPKVARASDPKLKGFRAAFTRVLADLSEQVARDGEGARKLVEVIVEGAVSKKSARRVALSIANSPLVKTAIAGEDANWGRVVMAVGKAGEPADRDKLSIWFGTTRVAHKGARDPGYDEAEVSAYMKSPEIALKVSLGLGKGRDRVLTCDLTKEYVAINGDYRS is encoded by the coding sequence ATGTCTCACGCCGTTTCTCCCCTCGCGCCAAAGCACGTTCCCGACATGCCGGAGATCGCCGGCGTGCGCATCGCGACCGGCGCGGCCGGCATCAAGTACAAGGATCGTACCGACGTCTTGCTGGCGTTGTTTGACAAGGGCACCGCGGTTGCGGGCGTGCTGACGCGGTCGAAGTGCCCCTCGGCGCCGGTCGAGTGGTGCCGCGCCAGGCTCAAGGGCGGCAAGGCGCGCGCGCTGGTAGTGAATTCCGGCAACGCCAATGCGTTCACCGGCAAGACCGGGCGGGAAGCAACCGCGTTCACCGCGAAGCTCGCGAGCCAGGCTGCGGGCTGCAAAGCGGCGGACGTTTTTCTCGCTTCGACCGGCGTGATCGGCGAGCCGCTCCCGGCGCGGCGCTTCGATGGCGTGATGCAGGCCTTGGCCGAGAAGGCGGCACCCGGGCGCTTCCTCGATGCCGCCAAGGCGATCATGACCACTGACACGTTCCCGAAGGTTGCGACCGCCCAGGCGAAGATCGACGGCGTCACGGTGACGATTGCCGGCATCGCCAAGGGCGCCGGCATGATCGCGCCCGACATGGCGACCATGCTGTCGTTCGTATTCACCGACGCGCCGATCGCGGCGCCTGCCCTGCAGGCGATCCTGTCGGACACCGTCACCGACACGTTCAACGCGGTCACCATCGACGGCGATACCTCGACCTCCGACACCTTGCTGGCCTTTGCGACCGGTGCGGCGCGCGCCCCGAAAGTCGCCCGCGCCAGCGATCCGAAGCTGAAGGGATTTCGTGCGGCGTTCACGCGCGTGCTCGCCGATCTCTCCGAGCAGGTCGCGCGCGATGGCGAGGGCGCGCGCAAGCTGGTCGAGGTGATCGTCGAGGGCGCCGTGTCGAAGAAATCGGCGCGCCGCGTTGCGCTGTCGATTGCGAATTCACCTCTGGTCAAGACCGCGATCGCCGGCGAGGACGCCAACTGGGGCCGCGTGGTGATGGCGGTGGGGAAGGCCGGCGAGCCGGCCGACCGCGACAAATTGTCGATCTGGTTCGGTACGACCCGCGTGGCGCACAAGGGCGCGCGCGATCCCGGTTACGACGAGGCCGAAGTCTCGGCCTACATGAAATCGCCGGAAATCGCGCTGAAGGTCTCGCTCGGTCTGGGGAAAGGCCGGGACAGGGTCCTCACATGCGATCTGACCAAGGAATACGTCGCGATCAACGGCGATTATCGGTCGTGA
- the mutT gene encoding 8-oxo-dGTP diphosphatase MutT produces the protein MNIVLVAACALVDADGRVLLAQRPEGKPMAGLWEFPGGKVETGERPEETLIRELEEELGIVVKEACLAPLTFASHTYPDFHLVMPLYVCRRWDGIVTAKEGQRLAWVRPNRLREYPMPPADVPLVAHLTTLL, from the coding sequence GTGAACATCGTATTGGTCGCTGCCTGCGCCCTGGTTGACGCCGACGGCCGCGTGCTCCTCGCACAGCGGCCTGAGGGCAAGCCGATGGCCGGCTTGTGGGAGTTCCCCGGCGGCAAGGTCGAGACGGGTGAAAGGCCCGAAGAAACGCTGATCCGTGAGCTCGAGGAGGAACTGGGCATCGTCGTCAAGGAGGCTTGCCTCGCGCCGCTGACCTTCGCGAGCCACACTTATCCGGATTTTCACCTCGTCATGCCGCTTTATGTGTGCCGGCGATGGGACGGAATAGTGACCGCGAAAGAGGGGCAGAGACTGGCCTGGGTGCGGCCGAACCGGCTGCGCGAGTACCCGATGCCGCCCGCGGACGTGCCGCTGGTGGCGCACCTGACGACGCTGCTCTGA
- a CDS encoding Flp family type IVb pilin, translating into MSVVRAFGRLVRRFRTDENGATAIEYALIAAGIGATIAATVFNMGTTLKTVWWDKIGGIL; encoded by the coding sequence ATGAGTGTAGTGCGTGCGTTCGGCAGGCTGGTACGGCGTTTCCGCACGGACGAGAACGGCGCGACCGCGATCGAGTACGCTTTGATCGCCGCGGGCATCGGCGCAACGATTGCCGCGACCGTGTTCAACATGGGCACGACCCTCAAGACCGTCTGGTGGGACAAGATCGGCGGTATCCTCTAG
- a CDS encoding DsbE family thiol:disulfide interchange protein, with translation MSEQTPRRRLFVLLPLILFLALAALFFFRLGSGDPSRIPSALIGHPAPDTNMMPVPGLLTRDGKPLPGIDAADFRGAVTLVNVWASWCVPCHDEAPLLHALADDTRIRLVGINYKDQPDNARRFLGRYGNPFAAAGADGNGRASMEWGVYGVPETFLVGSDGKIAYKLVGPITEANLERVLKPEIEKALAR, from the coding sequence ATGTCCGAGCAAACGCCGCGGCGCCGGCTGTTCGTGCTGCTGCCGCTGATCCTGTTTCTGGCGCTGGCGGCGCTGTTTTTCTTCCGGCTTGGCTCGGGCGATCCATCGCGCATCCCCTCGGCGCTGATCGGCCACCCGGCGCCGGACACCAACATGATGCCGGTGCCAGGGCTGCTGACGCGCGACGGCAAGCCGTTGCCCGGCATCGATGCGGCGGACTTCAGGGGCGCCGTGACGCTGGTCAATGTGTGGGCGTCCTGGTGCGTGCCGTGCCACGATGAGGCGCCGCTGTTGCACGCGCTCGCCGACGATACGCGCATCCGCCTCGTCGGCATCAACTACAAGGACCAGCCCGACAATGCGCGGCGCTTCCTTGGCCGCTATGGCAACCCGTTCGCGGCGGCGGGCGCCGACGGCAACGGCCGCGCCTCGATGGAATGGGGCGTCTACGGCGTGCCGGAAACCTTCCTCGTCGGTAGCGACGGCAAGATCGCCTACAAGCTGGTCGGACCGATCACCGAGGCGAATCTGGAGCGCGTGCTCAAGCCGGAGATCGAGAAGGCGCTGGCGCGTTAG
- a CDS encoding FAD-binding dehydrogenase: MDADAIVVGAGLAGLAAAAELADAGRRVVILDQEPEVSLGGQAFWSFGGLFFVNSPEQRRLGIRDSRDLALQDWLGSAGFDRTEDHWPRRWAEAYVDFAAGEKRAWLRAQGLGIFPIVGWAERGGYLATGHGNSVPRFHVTWGTGPGVLEPFVRRVREAEARGLVTFRFRHRVTGLSRTGGVIDGVDGEALEASNAARGTASSRNVVGAFALRAQAIVVTSGGIGGNDELVRRYWPKRLGEPPRHMISGVPEHVDGLMLDVAKAAGASLINSDRMWHYPEGIQNYAPIWSRHGIRILSGPSPLWLDAHGKRLPVPLFPGFDSLGALAQITREGYDHSWFVLNERIIGREFALSGSEQNPDLTERSLKLVLGRIGKGAPEPVRRFMERGADFVVRKTLPELVAGMNRLTGEPLIDAAELEREIAARDREIDNKFGKDAQVMAIRAARRYLGDKLIRVAKPHRILDPAAGPLIAVKLHVLTRKTLGGLETDLSSRVLAPGGEPLPGLYAAGEVAGFGGGGVHGYRALEGTFLGGCIFSGRIAGRAAAKAVG; the protein is encoded by the coding sequence ATGGACGCAGACGCCATTGTGGTCGGCGCAGGCCTTGCCGGGCTCGCCGCCGCCGCCGAACTTGCCGATGCGGGACGGCGCGTCGTCATTCTGGACCAGGAGCCCGAGGTTTCGCTCGGCGGCCAGGCATTCTGGTCGTTCGGCGGACTGTTCTTCGTCAATTCGCCAGAGCAGCGCCGTCTCGGCATCCGCGACTCGCGCGACTTAGCGCTGCAGGACTGGCTCGGCTCCGCCGGCTTCGACCGCACGGAAGATCACTGGCCGCGCCGCTGGGCTGAGGCGTACGTCGATTTCGCCGCCGGCGAGAAGCGCGCCTGGCTACGCGCGCAGGGATTGGGGATTTTTCCGATCGTCGGCTGGGCCGAGCGCGGCGGATATCTGGCGACCGGGCACGGCAATTCGGTGCCGCGCTTTCATGTGACCTGGGGCACCGGGCCGGGCGTGCTCGAGCCATTCGTGCGCCGCGTGCGCGAGGCGGAGGCGCGCGGGCTGGTGACGTTCCGCTTCCGCCATCGCGTCACCGGACTGAGCAGGACCGGCGGTGTGATCGATGGCGTCGACGGCGAAGCACTGGAGGCGAGCAACGCGGCGCGCGGCACGGCCAGCTCGCGCAATGTGGTCGGCGCGTTCGCGCTGCGCGCGCAGGCGATCGTCGTCACCTCGGGCGGCATCGGCGGCAATGACGAGCTGGTGCGCCGCTACTGGCCGAAGCGCCTGGGGGAGCCGCCGCGCCACATGATTTCCGGCGTGCCCGAGCACGTCGACGGCCTGATGCTCGATGTCGCGAAGGCCGCGGGCGCAAGCCTCATCAACTCCGACCGCATGTGGCATTATCCGGAAGGCATCCAGAACTATGCGCCGATCTGGAGCCGCCATGGCATCCGCATTTTGAGCGGACCGTCGCCGCTGTGGCTCGACGCGCACGGCAAACGGCTGCCGGTGCCGCTCTTTCCGGGCTTCGACTCGCTTGGCGCACTCGCGCAGATCACGCGGGAGGGCTACGACCATTCATGGTTCGTGCTCAACGAGCGCATCATCGGCCGCGAGTTCGCACTGTCCGGCTCGGAGCAGAATCCCGATCTCACCGAGCGCAGCTTGAAACTGGTGCTCGGCCGCATCGGCAAGGGTGCGCCCGAGCCGGTGCGGCGCTTCATGGAGCGCGGCGCGGACTTCGTGGTCCGAAAGACCTTGCCGGAGCTCGTCGCCGGCATGAACCGGCTCACCGGGGAGCCGCTGATCGACGCGGCCGAGCTCGAGCGCGAGATTGCGGCGCGCGACCGCGAGATCGACAACAAGTTCGGCAAGGACGCGCAGGTGATGGCGATCCGCGCCGCGCGCCGGTATCTGGGCGACAAGCTGATCCGGGTCGCAAAGCCGCACCGGATTCTGGACCCCGCTGCGGGACCGCTGATCGCCGTGAAGCTGCATGTGCTCACCCGCAAGACGCTCGGCGGGCTCGAAACAGACTTGTCGTCGCGCGTGCTCGCGCCCGGCGGCGAGCCGCTTCCCGGCCTCTACGCGGCGGGCGAAGTCGCAGGTTTCGGCGGCGGCGGTGTGCACGGCTACCGCGCGCTCGAAGGCACATTCCTCGGCGGCTGCATTTTCTCGGGGAGGATTGCCGGAAGAGCGGCGGCGAAGGCCGTGGGCTAA
- the ccmA gene encoding heme ABC exporter ATP-binding protein CcmA encodes MLRLSASGLSCIRGSRSIFDYVNLELSSGEALALVGPNGSGKSSLLRLIAGLLRPFAGRVELAGGHSEHTIGEQAHYLGHLDPLKASLTVGENLAFWVRYLGGDIAALPVALASVSLGGLADLPAAYLSAGQRRRLSLARLIAVPRPIWLLDEPTSALDAAGQERLAELMRRHLSGGGLILAATHGPLGIECKTLQLGQSAPSPLEGEGWGGGSEFVASAARQGRTPTPNPSPQGGGEQSGADGRS; translated from the coding sequence ATGCTGCGGCTTTCGGCATCCGGGCTCTCCTGTATTCGCGGGTCCCGAAGTATCTTTGACTACGTCAACCTGGAGTTATCATCCGGCGAGGCGTTGGCTCTGGTCGGCCCGAATGGCTCCGGGAAGTCCTCGCTGCTCAGGCTCATCGCCGGGCTGTTGCGGCCATTCGCCGGTAGGGTCGAACTGGCCGGGGGGCACAGCGAGCACACCATCGGCGAACAGGCGCATTACCTGGGCCACCTCGACCCGCTCAAGGCCTCCCTGACGGTGGGGGAGAACCTGGCTTTCTGGGTCCGCTACCTCGGCGGCGACATCGCCGCCCTCCCCGTCGCACTGGCCAGCGTCAGCCTTGGCGGGCTCGCCGACCTTCCGGCCGCCTACCTGTCGGCCGGCCAGCGGCGCCGGCTGTCGCTGGCGCGATTGATCGCGGTGCCGCGCCCGATCTGGCTGCTCGATGAGCCGACCTCGGCGCTCGATGCGGCGGGCCAGGAACGGCTCGCGGAACTCATGCGACGACACCTCTCAGGAGGCGGGCTCATCTTGGCGGCAACCCACGGGCCGCTGGGAATTGAGTGCAAGACGTTGCAACTCGGGCAGTCTGCTCCCTCCCCCCTTGAGGGGGAGGGTTGGGGAGGAGGGTCGGAGTTTGTGGCGTCAGCGGCGCGTCAAGGACGGACCCCCACCCCTAACCCCTCCCCGCAAGGGGGAGGGGAACAGAGCGGAGCGGATGGCCGCTCATGA
- a CDS encoding SIMPL domain-containing protein (The SIMPL domain is named for its presence in mouse protein SIMPL (signalling molecule that associates with mouse pelle-like kinase). Bacterial member BP26, from Brucella, was shown to assemble into a channel-like structure, while YggE from E. coli has been associated with resistance to oxidative stress.) translates to MIGRAVVEVVPDHVTVRIGVSNRAPSPTAALDQNSAAARKVVDFAKTSGIQERDIQTDAVNLSPLFKTVRDANGTTRQEPDGYTASNIVRVKLSELSRLGAFMRQALDQGANNINGVQFGLSNYESALDDARIRAVEDAVRQAQKLAEAAKVKLGKIQEILSPPRSQAVVADGLADIPLRRAVRAPVPVEAGSLQISAEVEIIWAIE, encoded by the coding sequence GTGATCGGCCGCGCCGTCGTCGAGGTCGTTCCCGACCATGTGACGGTGCGGATTGGCGTGTCGAACCGGGCTCCCTCGCCAACCGCCGCGCTTGATCAGAATTCCGCGGCTGCGCGCAAGGTCGTGGATTTCGCGAAAACGTCCGGCATTCAGGAGCGCGACATCCAGACCGACGCCGTCAACCTGTCGCCGCTGTTCAAGACGGTGCGCGACGCGAACGGCACGACGCGGCAGGAACCTGACGGTTACACGGCGTCCAATATCGTGCGCGTGAAACTGTCTGAACTGTCTCGGCTTGGCGCGTTCATGCGCCAGGCGCTCGATCAGGGCGCGAACAACATCAACGGCGTGCAGTTCGGCCTTTCCAACTACGAAAGTGCACTGGACGACGCGCGCATCCGGGCGGTCGAGGACGCGGTGCGGCAGGCCCAAAAGCTCGCCGAGGCCGCCAAGGTGAAGCTTGGCAAGATCCAGGAGATTCTCAGTCCGCCCCGGTCCCAGGCCGTCGTTGCGGACGGCCTCGCCGACATCCCGTTGCGTCGTGCGGTCCGGGCGCCGGTGCCGGTGGAAGCCGGGTCGCTGCAAATCAGTGCGGAAGTTGAGATCATCTGGGCCATCGAGTGA
- a CDS encoding peptidylprolyl isomerase, translating to MKLLSYFARPASAGASLSALAVVAALVAAPALVRAQDDPVVARVNGTDVRQSDLAMAEEDLGSNIPQMTPEAKREYLITFVGDMLLVAKAAEAKKVADSNEFKQKLAYTRTKLLMESYLQSEAKAAVTDAELHKVYDEAVGQMNAEPEVRARHILVETEDEAKAVLAELKKGADFAELAKTKSKDPGSADGGDLGYFTKDQMVPEFSEVAFKLDKGQLSDPVKSQFGWHVIKVEDKRNRQPPEFDKVKDQLENFVVRRQQSALITKLRAEGKVERIGAPAPTAPAPAAPPAEQKK from the coding sequence ATGAAACTGCTGTCGTATTTCGCCCGTCCGGCATCGGCCGGAGCAAGTCTCTCCGCATTGGCGGTGGTGGCCGCGCTGGTGGCCGCGCCGGCCCTCGTTCGCGCCCAGGACGACCCGGTGGTGGCGCGGGTGAACGGGACAGACGTGCGCCAGAGCGATCTCGCGATGGCCGAGGAGGACCTCGGCAGCAACATCCCGCAGATGACCCCGGAGGCGAAGCGCGAGTACCTGATCACCTTCGTGGGCGACATGCTGCTGGTCGCCAAGGCCGCCGAGGCCAAGAAGGTCGCCGACTCAAACGAGTTCAAGCAGAAGCTCGCCTACACGCGCACCAAGCTGTTGATGGAAAGCTATCTGCAGAGCGAGGCGAAGGCGGCGGTGACCGACGCCGAGTTGCACAAGGTCTATGACGAGGCGGTGGGCCAGATGAATGCCGAGCCCGAGGTGCGGGCGCGCCATATCCTGGTCGAGACCGAGGACGAGGCAAAGGCGGTCCTTGCCGAATTGAAGAAGGGCGCGGACTTCGCGGAGCTCGCCAAGACCAAGTCGAAGGACCCCGGTTCGGCGGATGGCGGCGACCTCGGCTATTTCACCAAGGACCAGATGGTGCCGGAGTTTTCCGAGGTCGCGTTCAAGCTCGACAAGGGCCAGCTTTCCGATCCGGTGAAATCGCAGTTCGGCTGGCATGTGATCAAGGTCGAGGACAAGCGCAACCGCCAGCCGCCGGAATTCGACAAGGTCAAGGATCAGCTCGAAAATTTCGTGGTGCGCCGCCAGCAGAGCGCGCTCATCACCAAGCTGCGCGCCGAAGGCAAGGTCGAGCGGATCGGCGCGCCGGCCCCCACGGCGCCCGCGCCTGCTGCTCCGCCGGCTGAGCAGAAGAAGTAG